A DNA window from Maribellus comscasis contains the following coding sequences:
- a CDS encoding ABC transporter permease, whose product MLKSLIISYLRNLLRNYKSTLINILGLVVSLTCGLVIFTKIYYELSFDKYHTNAENTFRIIRQTKGLGLGLEAGEFEYRNAVYGAFPGTIKDEIPELENVIPVYPQGGLLVGVPDESNANDTELFKLENQRAVFTTPSYFDVFDFKTKGFEWIYGAPSSSLSEPFSVVLSEQLATRFFGDENPVGKTLEIFDRPFSISGLVTDVPANSDFPFQMYISNSSLERMFPGMSNDWGGLGGQECFVLLKNPSQKDLIEHKISEIHAQHVSKEIAENRVFKLQPLGDIHYDTRFTNYNNRIISKDTIVTLGFIGLFLLIMACANYANLSLARSKYRAREVGVRKIMGGKRWHLVFQFFGESVVLTTFSILFALLLSKLAILFLYNLFGIPQNFAPPFNFITVLVLLAFVILVSLLSSGYPSLLLSASRPVDLVKSGFEISQKGVATFTKSMVIVQFTISLLMIIGTISLYRQYRFLLNSDMGFDKVAVFNVPIPTNDETLMKRFRSALMENPSIEDVSFTNSHPAQDAGNFNDISTFSNRNSITLTAHRAVADTSYLETYGLHLVAGENFKLRDSSRSIIINEELAKQFNFTSPVDALGKEVRTYFDGGNRRYTVCGVVKDYHYESFHNKIRPAFIIQKLNRSRVAGIRMVTDNNAGSSNFNQIRNVLAYTENTWRSIFQNEYYEYEFVEDRIASNYASEENASDLINLFAIITIIISCLGIFGLALYSSEKRSKEIGIRKINGAKISEVMIMLNKDLVKWVIIAFLISSPIAFYVMHKWLENFAYKTNLSWWIFVAAGILVLAIALLTVSWQSWRAATKNPVEALRYE is encoded by the coding sequence ATGTTAAAATCACTTATCATATCATATCTGAGAAATTTATTACGGAATTACAAAAGTACGCTTATTAATATATTGGGGTTGGTAGTTAGCCTTACCTGTGGTTTGGTCATCTTCACCAAAATATACTACGAGCTTAGTTTCGACAAATATCACACAAATGCTGAAAATACATTCCGGATTATTAGGCAAACAAAAGGGCTCGGACTGGGGCTGGAAGCCGGAGAATTTGAATACAGGAATGCGGTTTACGGCGCTTTTCCCGGTACAATAAAAGATGAAATTCCGGAACTTGAAAACGTGATTCCGGTTTATCCGCAGGGCGGACTTTTAGTCGGAGTTCCCGATGAATCGAACGCAAACGATACGGAACTCTTCAAACTGGAAAACCAGCGTGCCGTTTTTACTACCCCTTCCTATTTTGATGTATTCGATTTCAAAACCAAAGGCTTTGAATGGATTTACGGCGCTCCGTCCTCCTCACTTTCTGAGCCATTTTCAGTTGTTTTAAGTGAGCAACTTGCCACCCGGTTTTTTGGAGACGAAAATCCTGTGGGTAAAACGCTGGAAATATTCGACCGCCCTTTTTCCATTTCCGGTTTGGTAACCGATGTTCCGGCCAACTCCGATTTCCCTTTTCAGATGTATATATCCAATAGTTCGCTTGAACGAATGTTTCCAGGGATGTCAAACGATTGGGGTGGCCTGGGAGGACAGGAATGTTTTGTGTTGCTCAAAAATCCATCACAAAAAGATTTGATTGAGCATAAAATCAGTGAAATACATGCTCAGCACGTTTCCAAAGAAATTGCTGAAAACCGGGTATTTAAACTTCAGCCACTGGGCGACATACATTACGACACGAGGTTTACCAACTACAATAACCGGATTATAAGCAAAGATACGATTGTTACTCTCGGATTCATCGGGCTCTTTTTGCTAATAATGGCTTGTGCCAATTATGCAAACCTATCGCTGGCCCGGTCGAAATACCGTGCACGCGAAGTGGGAGTAAGAAAAATAATGGGAGGCAAACGCTGGCATCTGGTATTCCAGTTTTTTGGCGAGTCGGTGGTGCTTACAACTTTTTCCATACTTTTCGCATTGCTGCTGAGCAAACTGGCTATTCTGTTCCTATACAATCTTTTCGGAATCCCGCAAAATTTTGCTCCGCCGTTTAATTTTATCACGGTTTTGGTGCTGCTGGCATTTGTTATTTTGGTCAGCTTGTTAAGCAGCGGTTATCCCTCATTGTTGTTGTCCGCATCACGGCCGGTGGATTTGGTAAAAAGCGGATTTGAAATTTCTCAAAAAGGCGTAGCCACTTTTACAAAAAGTATGGTAATTGTTCAGTTTACGATTTCGTTGTTAATGATAATCGGAACAATTTCCCTGTACCGGCAGTACCGGTTCCTTTTAAATTCTGATATGGGATTTGATAAAGTGGCTGTGTTTAATGTACCCATACCCACAAACGACGAAACTTTGATGAAACGATTTAGGTCGGCTTTAATGGAAAACCCGTCGATTGAAGATGTTAGCTTTACCAATTCTCATCCGGCACAGGATGCAGGAAATTTTAATGACATTTCCACATTTTCAAACCGAAACAGTATTACACTTACAGCGCATCGGGCAGTTGCCGATACATCCTATCTGGAAACCTACGGATTACACCTGGTTGCCGGAGAGAATTTCAAACTGAGAGATTCTTCCAGAAGTATAATCATAAACGAGGAACTCGCCAAACAATTCAATTTCACATCGCCGGTTGATGCCCTGGGCAAAGAAGTTAGAACCTATTTTGATGGGGGAAACAGAAGATACACAGTATGTGGAGTGGTAAAAGATTATCACTACGAATCGTTTCATAACAAAATACGTCCTGCCTTTATCATTCAGAAATTGAATCGTTCGCGAGTTGCCGGAATCCGAATGGTTACAGATAATAACGCCGGTAGCAGTAACTTTAACCAAATTCGTAATGTGCTGGCATATACAGAAAACACCTGGAGATCCATCTTTCAGAACGAATATTATGAATATGAGTTTGTTGAAGACAGAATAGCATCGAACTATGCCAGCGAGGAAAATGCTTCGGATTTAATAAACCTGTTTGCTATAATTACTATCATTATCAGCTGCTTAGGCATTTTTGGACTGGCGTTGTATTCCAGCGAAAAACGCTCAAAAGAGATTGGCATTCGAAAAATAAACGGAGCCAAAATTTCAGAAGTTATGATAATGCTTAACAAAGACCTGGTAAAATGGGTCATAATTGCTTTCCTCATTTCGAGCCCCATCGCATTTTATGTAATGCACA
- a CDS encoding ABC transporter permease: MGNNFIKIAWRQITRNKVYAAINIIGLAIGIACGLVIYKIISYESGFDKYHKNYSNIYRLISQLEPPGEGIIYAESQVHPIGEAIRNDFPGVDAVMTFYAEKGQIAIENSNGTFERYQENTGLAYAEPEIFEIFDFDFLTGNPQNALSNAGSVVITSSLAQKYFNLTPGNVSNALGKSLSVNNQKTFTVTAVIADTPQNTDLPFTIIADYKSQSASNPYFNDGTDWQEYNSATNCYLLLPGDISPVVFENRLKAFAAKYIGTDSPVFKKYVLQPLSELHSGRAQNYGHRKVSEKAYYILGLVGLFIILLASINFINLSTAQSSKRFKEIGVRKITGVSKFQLISQFMGETILISYIAAFIGVAIAHFLFIYLDEILGYRLSLDILKSPGSIIFLTISALLIGIISGIYPSTIMAGMRPVGNLKNSLPVKNSSNSISVRRILVIGQFVISLVLITGTLVMQKQIHYFLNADLGFDKEAVLIAPLPDATPSKLDVLRSNLLKYPEIKKISFESTSPMADWSVSNSINYPTLDKDLYMGNLKTIDENYLDLYNLKLIAGKNVSERKNSGEAIVNRKITELLGFVDPNNAIGEIFTYGRANREFNIVGVVEDFHAQSLQQQLDYVILSNVSFNIKEVAVKINPVTASLAGYNNSIQKIKKEWGDIFPEAIFNYNFLDKKIAGFYNSQTNTFKLIRLFAVIALLIASLGLYGLISFIANQKIKEIGIRKVNGANIAEVMAMLNINFIKWIAVAFVISTPVAWYAMNKWLENFAYKTSLSWWIFALAGVLALGIALLTVSWQSWRAATRNPVEALRYE, encoded by the coding sequence ATGGGAAATAATTTTATCAAAATAGCGTGGCGGCAGATAACCCGGAACAAGGTTTATGCAGCTATTAACATTATAGGGCTTGCCATTGGAATTGCCTGCGGACTCGTGATTTATAAAATTATCAGTTATGAATCGGGATTTGATAAGTACCACAAGAATTATTCAAATATCTACCGGTTGATTAGCCAGCTGGAACCTCCCGGAGAGGGAATAATTTATGCTGAATCGCAGGTACACCCGATCGGTGAAGCTATTCGAAATGATTTTCCCGGAGTGGACGCAGTAATGACTTTTTATGCCGAAAAGGGGCAGATAGCCATTGAAAACAGCAACGGAACCTTTGAAAGGTATCAGGAGAACACCGGGCTGGCTTATGCTGAGCCTGAAATTTTTGAGATATTTGATTTTGATTTTCTGACAGGAAATCCTCAAAATGCTTTGTCAAATGCAGGAAGTGTTGTTATTACTTCATCGCTGGCCCAAAAATATTTCAATTTAACACCCGGAAATGTAAGTAACGCATTGGGTAAATCATTAAGTGTAAATAACCAAAAAACGTTTACTGTAACCGCTGTTATTGCTGATACTCCTCAAAATACAGATTTGCCCTTTACCATTATAGCTGATTACAAAAGTCAGTCAGCTTCAAATCCATATTTTAATGATGGAACTGACTGGCAGGAATATAATTCTGCCACTAATTGTTACCTGCTTCTACCCGGTGATATTTCTCCGGTTGTTTTTGAAAATCGGCTTAAGGCTTTTGCAGCCAAGTATATTGGTACTGATTCGCCTGTTTTTAAAAAATACGTTTTGCAGCCTCTGTCTGAACTGCACTCAGGAAGGGCCCAGAATTACGGCCACCGGAAGGTTTCAGAAAAAGCTTATTATATTCTCGGCCTGGTTGGGTTATTTATTATTCTATTGGCTTCCATTAATTTTATCAATTTATCTACCGCTCAATCATCCAAAAGATTTAAAGAAATTGGCGTACGAAAAATTACTGGAGTCAGTAAATTTCAATTGATTTCACAGTTTATGGGTGAAACCATATTGATTTCCTATATCGCTGCATTCATCGGTGTAGCCATTGCACATTTTTTATTTATTTACCTGGATGAAATCCTTGGTTACCGTTTAAGCCTCGATATACTGAAAAGTCCGGGAAGCATAATTTTTCTGACTATTTCTGCTCTTTTAATCGGAATAATTTCAGGTATCTATCCATCCACTATTATGGCAGGTATGAGGCCTGTGGGGAATTTAAAAAATTCGCTTCCGGTAAAAAACAGTTCAAATTCAATATCGGTTCGTCGTATTCTCGTGATTGGCCAGTTTGTTATCTCCCTGGTTTTAATAACCGGAACCCTGGTGATGCAAAAACAAATACACTATTTTTTAAATGCTGATTTAGGATTTGACAAAGAAGCGGTGCTGATTGCTCCGTTACCTGATGCGACACCTAGTAAGCTTGATGTGTTGAGATCCAATCTTTTAAAATATCCTGAAATAAAGAAAATCAGCTTTGAATCAACAAGCCCAATGGCTGACTGGAGTGTTAGCAACAGTATTAACTATCCCACACTGGATAAAGACTTATACATGGGTAACTTAAAAACAATAGACGAGAACTATCTTGACCTTTATAACCTTAAATTAATTGCCGGTAAAAATGTTAGCGAAAGGAAAAATTCGGGCGAGGCTATCGTAAACCGGAAAATAACAGAACTCCTGGGATTTGTTGACCCCAATAATGCAATCGGTGAAATTTTTACCTATGGCAGGGCAAACAGGGAATTTAACATTGTGGGAGTTGTTGAAGATTTTCATGCACAGTCACTTCAACAGCAATTAGATTATGTTATATTAAGCAATGTTTCTTTCAATATAAAGGAAGTGGCAGTAAAAATAAATCCTGTTACTGCCAGTTTAGCCGGTTATAACAATTCCATTCAAAAGATAAAAAAAGAGTGGGGCGACATTTTTCCTGAGGCCATTTTTAATTACAATTTCCTTGACAAAAAAATAGCCGGATTTTATAACAGTCAGACCAATACGTTTAAGCTCATTCGCTTGTTTGCAGTAATAGCTCTTTTAATTGCTTCACTTGGCCTTTACGGATTGATTTCTTTTATCGCTAATCAGAAAATCAAAGAGATTGGTATACGCAAAGTAAACGGGGCCAATATTGCGGAAGTAATGGCCATGCTAAATATAAATTTTATTAAATGGATTGCTGTTGCCTTTGTTATTTCAACACCGGTAGCATGGTATGCTATGAATAAGTGGCTCGAAAATTTTGCTTACAAAACTAGCTTGAGTTGGTGGATTTTTGCGCTTGCCGGGGTGCTTGCATTGGGAATTGCATTACTAACGGTGAGTTGGCAAAGCTGGCGGGCAGCAACTAGGAATCCGGTTGAGGCATTGCGTTATGAATAG